A stretch of DNA from Montipora capricornis isolate CH-2021 chromosome 1, ASM3666992v2, whole genome shotgun sequence:
TGTATGATGTTTTTATTTCAGGGGTAGAAGTAACACATAGTGTGAACATCAAGGCCATGTTCCTGGACATGACAGTTAATGCTCCAGCAAGAGCTATGTGGCAGGCCATCAAGCAATTCAATGGGTACTCTGGTTGTGGTCGGTGCATAGAGATGGGGGAGCACCTTGATCTTGGTCCAGGTAAAAAGAACTCCAGGAGGAGATGCCATGTCTACCCATTTAACAAagcatttgcttcaacaacaGGACATGCCGGATTACGAAAACATGATGAGGTCAAGGAACAAGCTCTTCAAGCATTGAGACAAAAGGCAGGGCAAGAAGGATGTATGTTTTCTAAGTTTTGTGATGCTTTTTGTGTAGTTTTAGAGCAGAGCATGTCATTTTGTTGAGAACTTTCCATACTGTACTTTTTACAGCATGCAAAGGATACTGACTTGTTAACTTATTGTAAACATGTTTGTTTAGTTTGCAGTTCAAGGTGTTTTTGGTTTGTCATGGGCATTTGGCCTTCCAATGTACGATGTAATTAGGGGAACAGCAGTTGATTACATGCATTGTGTGTGTGAGGGTGTCATTGATCAACTCATTTCACGGTGGCTTGACAAACAAGGCTTCTATTTGGGTTTCAAAGTGGAAGAGATTAGTAAGGAGCTGATGGCAATTACACCAACTTGTGAAATAACAAGAACACCAAGAAGTTTAGGAGATATCAAAGACTGGAAAGGTGAAATAATTTGCACTCTGGGTAAAATAAGAATTAACATGCATTTATTATCCACAAATTTATGATATTTCAGGGGTGGCTTTGTTGATATAAATGGGTTATTGACCTGGTCTGAGATTAAGATAACTAAATGTTggccaagtttctttttttaattattaatagaATAGATGAACCCAAGGCCCATCTTGCCTGCTTCCAGGGATTCCCAACTTTCATTGCCTTCCTACTGAGCACTTGTATTGCCAATTAAACCAAAACTcttgaattcatcatgtttttaATGTGTGTTTTTAAACAATGTTTTGCAGCATCAGAAAAACGGGCATTCCTTCTGTACATGCAGTTCCCTTGTTAAGTAGTTACCTGCCCTCAGATCATCTCCTGTTCCTTATGATGTTGACTGGTGGCTTGTTTAGATTGCTGAAGCAGTCAATTTCTAGAGGAGAACTGCAAGAACCTTGCACCTATTTGAAGCTTTTGGCTGCAGAAGCACCTGTCCTTTGTGGTAAGATATTTAAGATGGTGAATATAgtattataaaatatattcttatcaTGATCACTTTTGCTCAcagttaaaataattattcatctGACTTCTGGTAAACACAGTATACTCAACAAAACATTAATTGATTTAGAGTTTAGAAACAAACAAGGACCAATAATAACTGACTAGATGACTTTTAATGAACCTTGTCTTATTATTCATCAGGCAATCAATTTCAAACGTTCAATGTTCACCAGCTTTTACACTTGTCAGAAGTTGTAGATGACCTTGGACCTTTGTGGTCAAattcatgttttctttttgaagaCTACAATGGTGACCTACGAGATCTGTTTCATGGAACCAAAAATGTGGATGGCCAGGTTAGTTCATAATTATAACAGTGTGTTTTCGCAGTTATTATTTCTACTAGTTAGCATTAGTTTTATTTCCAGCAATGGTATACATTTAAAATGTTCAAAAGCCCATAACTGGTAGTTGATAAGGAAGTGATACCTTGGATTTCATTTTAAGAATATCCAaatgaaataacaataatttttattcaccAAGGAGGAAGTGAATAGTGGTGAATATTTGGCGAGCTGGGATTAACagaaaaattattgattttaaGAGTTTCGAGTGCCGCTCAATGCTCGGAGGTGTGTTCACTTGTGTGGGATGTAGTATTAGAAAAtaatcctaagaaaatatgcaCGCTGATTGTTAAAAATTGTTTCTATAACTcaatggagacacagaactagcagtgttagggttagggttagtgatGGCACGAGCaaagataaattacattttgataattaagagttaacaagttgttttcctttttcttattgcgtttttttctaaaagaaatagaaaacttatactccgtgtttctatcgagttatagaaacactcatAAAAGTTTCActtgtgtttctataactcgttatagttcaccactaaattttctccgattcttattggtttaaattgatcacgtgacgcgatagtgttcgtctgcggagagacactatcagcccatagtgcccgtccgaggaaaatacccggatggatagtagtcgtccgctgaaaatacctctgtaaacaatcgaaattgtattaagagggtttttgtttgttttctttttcaaattttacattggctgacacagcttttgtctaataaagttgaaaataattcaacatgatttttgagctagcacgcggaagaaaatttagtagtgaacaataaagacaatagagtgtttatgtctcggaactatcggtctgatagttgccccttggaaatttgatgttcttaaaactagcatatttgccctcgaagcttcgcttctcgggcgaatatttcaatttgttttaagaacatcaaatttccgcggggcaactatcagctgATAGTtcctcgatagaaacacggtacatgttttctacttcttaaataataattgttacttTATTCAGGCTTAAAATTTGGGCTAGTGAATGTTAAGGAAAAAAgtttcaaaatatgaagaacAAAGAGAATCGCTTTTTTTACAGATTGTCACAGCAGCGTCTGTAATTCAGAAGTTGCCAGAAATTGCCAGAGCCACAACTACATCACCACAAGTCATTGAATTTTATGAGCACTTAACGAACAAGCGTTATAGTAACAGGTAAGGAAATTGTATTTGCCCTTCTTGTACAAGTGTAGATGGTTGCAAacttttttctttgtaattgTTAATTCTGTTTGGTACCAGTAGTGCAATGAAAGTCTCTTTCTCCATACAGTTCCCTGAAGGAGAGCATTTCAGAAAATGTCCACGTTATTGGCTCACTTGAACGATTATGGAGAAATTCAGCTCTTCTGACGGATGAAGAACGTAACACACTTCCACAGCATCATGGCAAAATATGGATGTTTCGGCGTTGTCTCATTCGAGGAACAGTTTTCCATAGCAAGAGCTACAAGAGGGTGGTTGCACGGAATGATTACACTGTAGAATTTCAGTACATGCAAAGTCGCTACTATGGTTCAATCCATATGTATGTGAAAGTTGAAGAAAGATGTCTCAAGGCAATATGTAGTGAACAGAAGTGTTACTGTGATTTGACGTGTCATTACTTCGCCATCATAGAGATTTTAGAGACAGCGAATCAACAGCTTCCAGAATACAGAGGAAGGTCATTAGTCAAACACATCACAAGGGTTAAGCCATCTAAAAGGTATTATTTGTTTTGTACTTATATTACACGTATGTGAATAGTGAGAGACATCGCAATCTGTCCTTTGTGCACCATGGTTACAATGTGGAGACTATTCAGATAGCCAACGCTCTTTAGTGGAacttacaaaattaatgtaaattaattTCACTGTTCATCTTGGTTCTAGATTGATTGCTGTTCCTGTGGTGGATATATCCAGAAAATATCTTAAAGTGGATGTTTCATCAGGAAT
This window harbors:
- the LOC138048520 gene encoding uncharacterized protein; its protein translation is MMLTGGLFRLLKQSISRGELQEPCTYLKLLAAEAPVLCGNQFQTFNVHQLLHLSEVVDDLGPLWSNSCFLFEDYNGDLRDLFHGTKNVDGQIVTAASVIQKLPEIARATTTSPQVIEFYEHLTNKRYSNSSLKESISENVHVIGSLERLWRNSALLTDEERNTLPQHHGKIWMFRRCLIRGTVFHSKSYKRVVARNDYTVEFQYMQSRYYGSIHMYVKVEERCLKAICSEQKCYCDLTCHYFAIIEILETANQQLPEYRGRSLVKHITRVKPSKRLIAVPVVDISRKYLKVDVSSGIYICLLPNPYEKD